One stretch of Zingiber officinale cultivar Zhangliang chromosome 6B, Zo_v1.1, whole genome shotgun sequence DNA includes these proteins:
- the LOC121991371 gene encoding dirigent protein 4-like encodes MASRGRGAAPFLILLAFLAAQCFHQSTEAKKVTTNLHFFFHDILSGPDPSAVLVARRSGRTGPNGAFGDVSVVDDPLTEGPEADSPVVGYARGIYVSASRQSPILVMGLDYGFTAGPFNGSSFSVFSQNPILDRHREVAVVGGRGKFRMAQGFANLRTYSINATTGDAVVEYSVTLFHYE; translated from the coding sequence ATGGCGAGCAGAGGCAGAGGAGCGGCTCCCTTTCTAATTCTTCTCGCCTTCTTGGCGGCTCAATGCTTCCACCAGTCCACCGAAGCCAAGAAGGTCACCACCAACCTCCACTTCTTCTTTCACGACATCCTCAGCGGGCCCGACCCCAGCGCCGTCCTCGTCGCCCGCCGCTCCGGCCGCACCGGCCCGAACGGCGCCTTCGGAGACGTGTCCGTCGTCGACGACCCGCTGACGGAGGGCCCCGAGGCGGACTCGCCGGTAGTGGGCTACGCGCGGGGCATCTACGTGTCGGCGTCTCGGCAGTCTCCGATTCTCGTGATGGGCCTGGACTACGGCTTCACGGCTGGGCCGTTCAACGGCAGCTCCTTCAGCGTGTTCTCGCAGAATCCCATACTGGACAGGCACCGTGAGGTAGCCGTGGTCGGCGGCCGGGGAAAGTTCCGGATGGCGCAAGGGTTTGCTAACCTGCGGACTTACTCCATCAACGCCACCACAGGCGACGCCGTCGTCGAGTACAGCGTCACTCTGTTTCACTATGAGTGA